Sequence from the Pseudomonas sp. 7SR1 genome:
GCGGTTCTTCGACGCCAAGAGCCATCCGCTGGGCGATCCGAAACTGTCGGTGCCGGTGGAGATTTAGACAGTCGGCATTGGACAGGACTCTTTTGGGATCGGATACATGATGGGCTGTGGCGAGGGGATTTGCCCCCGTTGGGGTGCGCAGCGCCCCCAAAAGCCAAACAAACGGTTCTCCTGACAGACCAGGTTGTCATGTTTGAGGGCTGCTGCGCGCCCCAACGGGGGCAGATCCCCTCGCCACGGGGCCGGCACCCATGGGTTTGCTGTCAAAGCGCCGCCAGCGTCTTGTCCTTGATGACGGTGGTGGGGCCGTTGGCCTTGACGCTGGCGATGCCTTTGTCCCGGGCGGCGTCCGATGAATAAGCCTCGCTGCTGCCGATCACTTCATGGTTGGCAGCCTTGAGATTGAAGTACGGATGACCGTCCTTCGTGTTCTTGAGCTCATAGCGTTCGGCCAGCGGGCTGTTTTTCTGCACCGCGGCGATACCGCCATCGGCACCGCTGCGAGAAGCATACAGCTCGCTGGTCAGGATGGTCTCGGCGTTGGCTGCCTTGAGCACAAAGCGAAACTGGCCACTGCTGGTCTTGCTGATTTCGTACCATCCGGACATGTTCGTTCCCCTTGGGCTGGGTTGATTGCCCAGACAGTAAAGACCCGCTGCGCTTGTTCCGCCAGGCCGGGTACGTAACGCCCTACAGCGTAATGGCCGTGCCCAGCAGCGTCAGGAATCCCGCCAGCCAGTTCGGATGAGCCGGCCAGGCCGGCGCGGTGGCGAGATTGCCCTGTACGTGACCTTCCGTCACCGGAATATCGATATAGGTCCCTCCCGCCAGGCGTACTTCTGGAGCACAGGCCGGGTAGGCGCTGCATTCCCGCCCTTCGAGGATCCCCGCCGCCGCCAGCAGTTGCGCCCCGTGGCAGACCGCCGCGATCGGCTTGCCCGCCAGGTCGAAATCTCGCACCAGCTGCAAGACTTTCTCGTTCAGACGCAGGTATTCCGGCGCGCGACCGCCAGGGATCAGCAGGGCATCGTAGTCAGCCGCCTCAACACCAGCGAAATCATGGTTCAAGGCGAACCGGTGGCCGGGCTTTTCGCTATAGGTCTGGTCGCCTTCGAAGTCATGGATAGCCGTGCGCACGGTCTGGCCCGCGGTTTTGTCCGGACACACCGCGTGCACGGTGTGGCCGACCATCTGCAAGGCCTGGAACGGCACCATCACTTCATAATCTTCGACGTAGTCGCCGACCAGTATCAGGATTTTCTTCGCGGCCATGATTGGGCTCCTTGGGAAATGCGTGGATGGGCACGCATTAAAGGTAGTCCGCCGTACCGGAATGGGAGGAAAACTCGGATCATTGACTGACGGGTTGCACGCCAGGCGGACCCACTGTGGGAGCTCGCCCCCACAGCAACAGCCGATGGCCGGTCAGGCGAGGTAGCCGTCGGCCCGCAGCAGGGTTTCGAGGCAATGCTCGGTGATGCGATAGAACGCCTTGAGTTCTTCGATCTTGGCCAACAGCTCCTTGGGCTCCACCGGCCCGGGGCGCTTGACCGCCAGGATCATCTTGTTCTTGTTGGTATGTTCCAGGGAGATGAACTCGAACACCTTGGTCTCGTAGCCACAGGCTTCCAGCAACAGCGCCCGCAAGCTGTCGGTGACCATCTCCGCCTGCTGGCCGAGGTGCAAGCCATATTGCAGCATCGGTTTGAGCAACGCCGGGCTCTGGATCTGCAAGCGAATCTGCTTGTGGCAGCACGGCGAGCACATGATGATCGAAGCGCCCGAGCGAATGCCCATGTGGATCGCGTAATCGGTGGCGATGTCGCAGGCGTGCAAGGCGATCATCACGTCCACTGCACTGGGGGCCACGCTGCGCACGTCGCCGTGCTGGAAGGTCAGGCCCGGATGCTCCAAGCGCGCGGCAGCTTCGTTGCACAGCCGAACCATGTCCTCGCGCAGCTCGACTCCGGTCACCAGGCCTTCGGCCTGCAGAGTGTTGCGCAGGTAGTCATGAATGGCGAAGGTCAGGTAGCCCTTGCCCGAACCGAAGTCCGAAACCCGTACCGGCTTGTCCAGGGCCAGCGGCGAGGACGTCAGCGCGTGGCTGAAGACTTCGATGAACTTGTTGATCTGCTTCCACTTGCGCGACATCGCCGGAATCAGCTCGTGCTTGTGGTTGGTCACACCCAGGTCAGCCAGGAATGGCCGGCTCAGATCGAGAAAACGGTTCTTCTCGCGGTTGTGCTCCACCGAGGGCACTTCCCGCAATTGCTGGGGCTTGCTCCTGAACAACGAAGGCTTGCCCTTTTTGCTGTACTCCAGCTGCGCCTCGTCGGTCACCGCCAGCAGATGGGCATTGCGGAACGACGCCGGCAACAGCCCGGCGATGGTCGCCACGCCTTCGGCCAGCGGGAAGTTCTTGGTGATGTCACGGGTCTTGTAGCGATAGACGAACGACAGGCAAGGCTGCTCCTTGACGGTCGTTTGCTTGATGATCAGCCGCTGAAGGTCTGCTTCGTCGCCGACATACCGGGCCAGCACCAGCTTGATGAAAGCGTTCTGTTCGAGGCTGGCCTGCAGCAACTCGATGAACTGGGCGTGGTGATCCGCGGCGGGACGGGCGGGAGTTGCGGTGACAGACATGGAAAAGCGGCCTCGGGGCGGGGCGGATCGGGAATGGCGGGTATTTTAGGGGGGATGGGGTGCGAGGGCACGAGGAATTTCCCCAGCGGTGCGAAATCCATCGGTGCCCTTGGCGTTGGCCGGCCAGCCGTCATGGCCGGGAAACTCCCCGCGACGAGGGTGCTCGCCGCAGCGGCGATGCCAAAAGCCTCAGCCCAGGACCACCAGGCGGTTGGGCAATTCATTGCGTTCGTGAGTCACCGGCACGTGCTCCTTGAGCAATTCGCCGCAGGCCTGGATGCAGGTTATGAAGCCCTGCAGGGTTTGTCCCTGGCGAACCTGCTGGGTGAAGGCCGCGACAATCGACTCCCAGTGCTTGTTGTCGAGACGGCTGGAAATGCCCTCGTCCACCAGGATCTCCACGTACCGCTCGGCCTCGCAGACGAAGATCAGCATCCCCGTGCTTCCCACGGTGTGGTGCAGGTTCTGTTCGAGGAACTGCCGGCGAGCCAGGTTGGAGGCGCGCCAATGGCGCACCGAGCGGGGAATCAGGTGGGTGGTGATCCTGGGAATACGAAACAGCAGGCACAGCACGATGAAGCTGGCCCATTGCACCAGCAACAGGCTGTGCATGGTCAACCAGCCCGAAAGATAATGCACCACCCCAGGCACCACCAACGCCAGCAGACTGGCCCATAGCAGCGGGATATAGGCGTAGTCGTCGGCACGGGCGGCGAGCACCGTGACCAGCTCGGCATCGGTGTCGCGCTCGACCCGGGCGATGGCCTCGGCCACCTTGCGTTGTTCGTGTTCAGTCAGTAATGCCATGGTTAGAAATGCCTGCTCATTTTTATTGTCACCAGCCGCCCGACGAACCGCCGCCACCGAAACTGCCACCGCCGCCGCTGAAGCCGCCACCGCCTCCACCGCCGAAACTACCGCCGCCGCGGCTGGAACCGCTGGAGCCGCCACCGCTGGCGGGCAGGATACCCAGTACCTGGCAGACCATGACCGTGATGATGAACAGCATCACCAGCAATACGAACAACCCGGGATGGCGCTGGACGAAATCACCCTCCTGCGCCCCTGCGTCATACGCCGCTGCCGGCTCATCCAAGGGGTTGCCGCCCAGTACCACCAGCATCGCCGCCACGCCGTCACTGATGCCTTTGTTGAAATTGCCGGTCTTGAAGGCCGGTGTGATCACCTGGTTGATGATCACCGAACTCTGGGCATCGGTCAGCCGATCTTCCAGGCCGTAGCCCACTTCGATCCGCAGTTTACGGTCATCCCGGGCGACGATCAGCAGTGCGCCGTTATTCTTGTCCTTTTGCCCGATGCCCCAGTGGCGACCCAATTGATAGCCGAAGTCTTCGATGCTGGCGCCTTGCAGGTTCGCCAGCGTGACCACCACTACCTGCTCGCCGGTGGCCTGCTCGTGCGCCTTGAGCTGCGCCTCCAGTTGCTGGCGTACCGCAGGCTCGAGCAGCCCGGCGGTATCCACTACCCGGCCGGTCAACTGCGGAAACTTCAATTCGGCCTGGGCCGTGACTGCGAACACCCAGAGCAACAGCACAAAGGCGCAGCTGCGAGCGGCCAGCTTCAAGCCATGGGCAAGCGCGGTGCCCAGGACCGATGTTTGCAGCTTGCAGCTCGAGGCCTGTAGCGGCTTCATTAAAATTTCACTTGCGGCGCTTTCTCGGCACCGGGGCTGGTGGCTTCGAAGGTTTCACGCACCGGCAGGTCGCTGTACAGCACGCTGTGCCACAGGCGACCCGGGAAGGTCCGGATCTCGGTGTTGTACTTCTGCACCGCCAGGATGAAGTCACGGCGGGCCACGGCGATGCGGTTCTCGGTCCCTTCGAGTTGCGATTGCAGCGCCAGGAAGTTCTGGTTGGCCTTGAGGTCCGGGTAGCGTTCGGAGACCACCATCAAGCGGCTCAACGCCCCGCTCAACTGGTCCTGGGCCTGCTGGAACTGCTTGAGTTTTTCCGGGTTGTCCAGGGTGCTGGCATCCACCTGGATCGAGGTGGCCTTGGCGCGCGCCTCGATCACCGCCGTCAGGGTTTCCTGCTCATGCTGGGCATAGCCCTTGACGGTCTCCACCAGGTTGGGAATCAGGTCCGCACGGCGCTGGTACTGGTTCTGCACCTGGCCCCAGGCCGCCTTGGCCTGCTCGTCCAGGGTCGGGATATTGTTGATGCCGCAACCGGCCAGCAGCAGGGTGCACAGCATCAGGGCGAGCATCTGCAGGCCGCCGCGGTGGTTCAGTCTTGGATTCATCGGATGAAGCTCTCCCTTGCTTGATTGCATTGGTAAAAACACGGCCACCTATCCCATCGGCGCTGGGGCATAATCTGCCGCCGCACTGGATTGAAACGGATCGATGGGCTAAAAGATGCGCGGTGCGAAACTAAGTTCAGCCCCCCGGGCTCGAAAGTGTGCTGCATTTGACCGAACAACAATAGCCGCTCCTCACATTTTGGCTGACCGGCGTGTACTGATCCGCCCTTTAGGCTTGCGAGAAAACTATTCATGAAGAAGCTGTGTTTGCTGGGCCTGTTTGTCAGTCTGGCCAGTCAATCCGTATGGGCCGACAACCTGCCAGTCCCCATGGAGAACAAGGATGCCTTCATCAGCGACCTGATGAAGCAGATGACCCTCGAGGAAAAGATCGGCCAATTGCGCCTGATCAGCATCGGCCCGGAAATGCCCCGGGAGATGATCCGCAAGGAAATCGCCGCCGGTAACATCGGCGGCACGTTCAACTCCATCACTCGCGATGAGAACCGTCCGATGCAGGACGCGGCCATGCGCAGCCGGCTGAAGATCCCGATGTTCTTCGCCTACGATGTGATCCACGGCCACCGCACCATTTTCCCGATTCCCCTGGCCCTGGCCTCGAGCTGGGACATGGACGCCATCTACCGCTCCGGCCGCATCGCCGCCAAGGAAGCAGCGGCCGACAGCCTGGACATCACTTTCGCGCCGATGGTGGACATTTCCCGCGACCCGCGCTGGGGCCGCACCTCCGAAGGCTTCGGCGAGGACACCTACCTGGTGTCGCGCATTGCCGCCGTGATGGTCAAGGCCTTCCAGGGCAAGGGCGCCAACGCCGCCGACGCCATCATGGCCAGCGTCAAGCACTTTGCCTTGTACGGCGCGGTGGAAGGTGGCCGTGACTACAACACCGTGGACATGAGCCCGGTGAAGATGTACCAGGACTATCTGCCTCCCTACCGCGCCGCCATCGATGCCGGCGCCGGCGGCGTGATGGTCGCGCTGAACTCCATCAACGGCATACCGGCCACGGCCAACACCTGGCTGATGCACGACCTGCTGCGCAAGGAATGGGGCTTCAAGGGCCTGGCGGTCAGTGACCATGGCGCCATCTTCGAGCTGATCAAGCATGGTGTCGCCAAGGACGGTCGCGAGGCAGCGAAGCTGGCGATCAAGGCCGGCATCGACATGAGCATGAACGACTCGCTCTATGGCAAGGAACTGCCGGGGCTGCTCAAGGCCGGCGAGATCGAGCAGAGCGACATCGACAACGCCGTGCGCGAAGTGCTCGCCGCCAAGTACGACATGGGCTTGTTCAAGGACCCGTACCTGCGCATCGGCAAGGCCGAGGATGACCCGGCCGACACCTATGCCGAAAGCCGCATGCACCGCGCCGATGCCCGTGACGTGGCGCGCCGCAGCCTGGTGCTGCTGGAAAACCGCAACCAGACCTTGCCCCTGAAGAAGAC
This genomic interval carries:
- a CDS encoding LemA family protein, whose protein sequence is MNPRLNHRGGLQMLALMLCTLLLAGCGINNIPTLDEQAKAAWGQVQNQYQRRADLIPNLVETVKGYAQHEQETLTAVIEARAKATSIQVDASTLDNPEKLKQFQQAQDQLSGALSRLMVVSERYPDLKANQNFLALQSQLEGTENRIAVARRDFILAVQKYNTEIRTFPGRLWHSVLYSDLPVRETFEATSPGAEKAPQVKF
- a CDS encoding YegP family protein, giving the protein MSGWYEISKTSSGQFRFVLKAANAETILTSELYASRSGADGGIAAVQKNSPLAERYELKNTKDGHPYFNLKAANHEVIGSSEAYSSDAARDKGIASVKANGPTTVIKDKTLAAL
- a CDS encoding DJ-1/PfpI family protein, with the translated sequence MMAAKKILILVGDYVEDYEVMVPFQALQMVGHTVHAVCPDKTAGQTVRTAIHDFEGDQTYSEKPGHRFALNHDFAGVEAADYDALLIPGGRAPEYLRLNEKVLQLVRDFDLAGKPIAAVCHGAQLLAAAGILEGRECSAYPACAPEVRLAGGTYIDIPVTEGHVQGNLATAPAWPAHPNWLAGFLTLLGTAITL
- a CDS encoding class I SAM-dependent methyltransferase translates to MSVTATPARPAADHHAQFIELLQASLEQNAFIKLVLARYVGDEADLQRLIIKQTTVKEQPCLSFVYRYKTRDITKNFPLAEGVATIAGLLPASFRNAHLLAVTDEAQLEYSKKGKPSLFRSKPQQLREVPSVEHNREKNRFLDLSRPFLADLGVTNHKHELIPAMSRKWKQINKFIEVFSHALTSSPLALDKPVRVSDFGSGKGYLTFAIHDYLRNTLQAEGLVTGVELREDMVRLCNEAAARLEHPGLTFQHGDVRSVAPSAVDVMIALHACDIATDYAIHMGIRSGASIIMCSPCCHKQIRLQIQSPALLKPMLQYGLHLGQQAEMVTDSLRALLLEACGYETKVFEFISLEHTNKNKMILAVKRPGPVEPKELLAKIEELKAFYRITEHCLETLLRADGYLA
- the bglX gene encoding beta-glucosidase BglX, giving the protein MKKLCLLGLFVSLASQSVWADNLPVPMENKDAFISDLMKQMTLEEKIGQLRLISIGPEMPREMIRKEIAAGNIGGTFNSITRDENRPMQDAAMRSRLKIPMFFAYDVIHGHRTIFPIPLALASSWDMDAIYRSGRIAAKEAAADSLDITFAPMVDISRDPRWGRTSEGFGEDTYLVSRIAAVMVKAFQGKGANAADAIMASVKHFALYGAVEGGRDYNTVDMSPVKMYQDYLPPYRAAIDAGAGGVMVALNSINGIPATANTWLMHDLLRKEWGFKGLAVSDHGAIFELIKHGVAKDGREAAKLAIKAGIDMSMNDSLYGKELPGLLKAGEIEQSDIDNAVREVLAAKYDMGLFKDPYLRIGKAEDDPADTYAESRMHRADARDVARRSLVLLENRNQTLPLKKTAKIALVGPLAKAPIDMMGSWAAAGRPAQSVTVFDGMARALGGESKLIYARGANITGDKKVLDYLNFLNFDAPEVVDDPRPAQVLIDEAVKAARQADVVVAAVGESRGMSHESSSRTELNIPASQRELIKALKATGKPLVLVLMNGRPLSLLEEKQQADAILETWFSGTEGGNAIADVLFGDYNPSGKLPITFPRSVGQIPTYYNHLSIGRPFTPGKPGNYTSQYFDDTTGPLYPFGYGLSYTEFSLSDMALSSTTLNKTGKLDASVTVENTGKRDGETVVQLYIQDVTGSIIRPAKELKNFQKVMLKAGEKKVIHFTITEDDLKFYNAQLKYAAEPGKFNVQIGLDSQDVKQQSFELL
- a CDS encoding TPM domain-containing protein, encoding MALLTEHEQRKVAEAIARVERDTDAELVTVLAARADDYAYIPLLWASLLALVVPGVVHYLSGWLTMHSLLLVQWASFIVLCLLFRIPRITTHLIPRSVRHWRASNLARRQFLEQNLHHTVGSTGMLIFVCEAERYVEILVDEGISSRLDNKHWESIVAAFTQQVRQGQTLQGFITCIQACGELLKEHVPVTHERNELPNRLVVLG
- a CDS encoding TPM domain-containing protein → MKPLQASSCKLQTSVLGTALAHGLKLAARSCAFVLLLWVFAVTAQAELKFPQLTGRVVDTAGLLEPAVRQQLEAQLKAHEQATGEQVVVVTLANLQGASIEDFGYQLGRHWGIGQKDKNNGALLIVARDDRKLRIEVGYGLEDRLTDAQSSVIINQVITPAFKTGNFNKGISDGVAAMLVVLGGNPLDEPAAAYDAGAQEGDFVQRHPGLFVLLVMLFIITVMVCQVLGILPASGGGSSGSSRGGGSFGGGGGGGFSGGGGSFGGGGSSGGW